TTAGGAACATCTTTTTTTTGTGGCGTTTTAACTGTGGGAAAATACTTCAGAATAGAAGTGAGCAACGGTTTTAAATCTGAGTCTTTCTGTTTACTCAGGTTTTGCCTCTCAAGCACGAGTGCTTCATGCCGGAAAGTATCATACAAAAGCGGATCGAGTTGGTATTGTTGTGCGCGATCAGCCAGTTTCAGTAGTGCCTCTGGTTGTTTGACCAAAAGTTGACGGTACTCGGTATTGATTCCCATTTTATACGCAGAGAGTGCTTTTTGCGTCAGTTCCTTATCATCATAAAAAGTCGCTCGCTGCTTAGCCCAGTCAGCCAGGGCATACCATTCTCGTGGCTTTGAGCGGTCAATTTTTGTTTCCTCTATGACAAAATGCTCTATGTCAGAAGGTAATTTTTTCAGCGACTTGACGTTAAATAACAAACGTCCATTTTCTCGCGCCAATTCTCCCGTGACTTCTACATTTTTAAAGCTCGAATCAAGCTTGGGAATGTTACCGACAAAATGAAACGGAATGGGACAGTTTCGGAAGCGAAGCGATTTTGAACTGAATGTAGAAAGACGCCCTTCTAAAGTTTGGGGGACGCCAATCAACCGTTTCCATTGTTCGCGCTCGCTGACAAAGTGTTGGATACTCCGATCAGCGGCAGAAACCACATTCTGACAGAGAACCAATGCCATCAATGAGAACAACCATTTGCAGTGGCGATTCTGTTTATTCATTTCACCATTCCCAGATATTGGGTTTGTTGATTGAGAATTCCTTCAATCTGATCCCGGTTATGGAACTCATCAAACTCAATTCCAAGCTGTTCATACAAGTTTAGATGTGACCATAGAAAAGCAGTTTCACCATTGAGCAGAATAATTCCAGTACCAGGCTGCTCGGCAGCCTGATGGAAACTATCGATTTGAGCAGCAAAGATGAGGGGCTGCCCAGGATGCTGTTTGAGATACTCGCTGAAACTCGGTGCAGTCAGTTCAAGATAAAGTTGATATTCGTCGAGAATGATTGGTAAATTGAGACGAAAGCGAGGAGGTTCTGCTTCACTTTCGACCGCAACGGGAGTCAAGGTCGTTTCAAAGATCATCCATGTATCTGCATAACGGACATCGAAGAGAGCGGCCCAGCTATCGACATCACTTTGTTTGATCTGGGAAGCAGCTTCCTCGGCAATTTCAAACACAGGTGAAACAGCTTGAGAAGTAATCGATTGCAGTTCGCGGGATGTTTGACGAATTTCGTTGGCGCGGTGATCAGTGCGTCCTAAAATTTCGAGTGCTTCGAACGCTTCCAGGTAAGCCGAATTAGCGGCAATCAAATCACCCTGTTTTAAAAACGTTTCGCCAGCCTCTGTTGCAGTTTTCAATGTATCAGTTGCACGCTCTAAATTTCGGCTATGAATGATTCCGTACCCAGTGAGGCCAATGATCAATACGATGCCTGACAGAACAGCTCTAAAGGGGGTAATCAGTCTGGAGCTTGGAGCAGGTAGCTCAAACGGCGAAAGTTTCGGACTGGCAGCGACTTCAGGTCGTACCTCCTGTTGTTTTCGGGACACTTGCTTCTGCTTTCTTTTTTCTCTCAGTTGCGTCACAAAAGAAGTGTTCAGAAAGTATTCCGAGATCTGTTTTTGTGTAGGTAGTTGCTTCTTCTTTTTTTTGGCTTTTGGCGCGGGATAACTGTTCCGTGGGAGAATGAAATAGATCTCATCGCATTGTTGGCAGGCGTGACGATAAGGAGTTTTTCGCCGATAACCTGAAAGCCCCACGCCGCAGACGCACACAATTTCGTACGGCTCGGGAACGTCCTCTGTTTGACGTTTTTGTTTCGACGGAATTTTCAGCCAGCGAGCCATAAAGTCAGTACCGTTTTCGAGCAAAGTCAGCTTGAGATTGAGAGTAAATCGACCAGATGATTGAACAAAAAGTGACCTTTTACATTATAGGCATCCCGGCCGCTGATGTCATTGAGCTCTCCTTTCTGGAGGGTTTCCATGAGCATTTTTGTCTGAATTTGACTCAAAACGAGTAAAAACAACAGACTTTTAATCATTACAATCATTATTTCCCCGATCAATAACCAAAACTTTTTTTTTAAGATAAAACCCTCCACACCTGCAAGACCAATAGTTTGACCAGTGGTACTTTCAAAGCTATATGCAGGTAGGAAATAGCATGTTGATTTCCGTAATCATCAAGTTTGAGAACACATCGTTTTGAACCACAACAGACATTTTACTACTGAATTAAAATTCATCATCGCGATTTTGGGAGTATCAGGATGTTAACCACATCATCCCTTCATTCAGAGACGGCACAGAAATCCGGGGAATTTCAACTCCAGGTTTCTCTCCTGCCTTTGACACACACAATCACGCCTGTCGAATTAACGACAGGAGAGTATCAAGTCGGGTCTTCTCCCAATTGTCCAATTCGGATTGAAGTTCCGGGAATCGCAGAATTACATTGTATCATTATTGTTGGTGAACAAGAGGCTTCAGTTAAAGCGGTCGACCCTCGCGTCTGGGTGAATGATCGGCCTGTCAGACAAATTTCGTTAATACCAGGAATGAAATTTTTCGTAGGCCCCATAGGTATCATGGTAGAGTCTGTCACACAAGTTGCAGTTGAATCAAATGATGACCCCAACCAACTCAAAGATACTCTGGCAACAGATCAACAAATTGAGAACCCTGGCGAGTCGCAGGAAGTGGTAAAGTACCTGAAAATGCTTGAGGAACGTCAGCAGATGCTGACAAAAATCGAAGCGGAGCAAGTCGAGCTACAAAAGGAGATGCAACAACAGGAAGCTGAACTCGCTAAATTGCACCAACGTTTTCAACTTGACCCAACAGCACAAAGTACGACCGCAGTTGAACAAAACCAAGTTCTAGAGTCACAAAGCCAACAACGAACCTTCGATGAAGCGATTCTCGAATTGGATCATAAGCTGAATCAGTTAGATTTACTTCAACAGGAAGTTTCAAATGAACAAGAACAAATACTCGCTCAACAGAATGAGGTAAGAACGCAGAAACAAAAGTTGGCTCAATTCGAGACGTCTCTCAAACAAGAACAGAATCTACTGACAGAGCAGCAACGAAATTTGATACATGGCTGGCTCGACCTGGAAGAACATCAGGCAATTCAACAGACAGATCGAGAGACCGAACGTGCATTTCTGGAAGCACTCAAGTCAGAACATGAAACGCGTCAAACCGCCGACTCTTTGTTAGAACAATCATTAGTAGACTATGAACGTGATTTGAGCGAAGAACGCAGTCACCTGGAATCCTGGTCAGAAGATTTGGAAAAACAACAGAATTCACTGCGGGATCAGCAGGCTACTCTAGCAGAACGAGAGCAAACACTTCAATCAAACTTAGAATCTAAAGCAGACCAGGAAGACTTAAAACAAGAGTTGCAACAACAAAGAGAACAGCTGCAACAAGAACATGAGCAGCTAGAAACCACACGTCAGCAGTTGGAAGAACAACAGTCGCAATTACAAGATCAAACTGATGAACTAAATCGACAGCAACGAGAAGCCGAAGCCCTAAAAGCAGATTTCGATCAAAAAAACTCCACTTTGATCGGCCTGGAAAATGAACTCTCTCAACGGCAAGATAAGCTGGAAAAACAGCAGACCATTCTCGATGAACAGCAAGAAAATCTTGAAATAAAACAATCTAATCTGAAAGCAGAGCACCAGACACTCGAAACAAAACGTGAAGAGTATGTGGCCCAAATTGCTCAACTCGAAGAACAAAAAAGTGCTTTCGAAACAGAGAAGTCAGAGTGGAACCTTTCACGCACCACTTTCGAACAAGATCAAATTGAATTAGATCGGCAGAAACAGGAGATCGAAGAACGGCAGAAATCGCTTTTAGAACGCGAAGAGCAACTGACAACCAAAGAACAGGAGTTGAACGAACGAGAAACTGCCACTCAAGCCGAACCGTCTACTTTAAATGACGAACAAAACGAGCTTGACCGCGCTCATGCATTATTAGAGGCTGATCGTGAAAAACTCGAAGAACGCGAACAAGCACTTACTGCACGTGAACAAGAACTGGAAACATCGCTCGAAGAATTCAAAGAACAACAGGCACAGTCTCAGACAGATCAGACATCCAATGCGGCTGCACAGGAAGAACTTGACCGTGCTCATGCATTGTTAGAGGCTGATCACGAAAAACTTGAAGAACGCGAGCATGCTCTTACTGCACGCGAACAAGAACTGGAAACACTACTCGAAGAATTGGAAGAACAACAGGTAAAGTCTCAAACGGATCAGACATCCAATGCAGCTGCACAAGAAGAACTTGACCGTGCTCTTGAATCGTTAGAAGCAGATCGCGAAAAACTTGAAGAACGCGAGCAAGCATTTACTGCATGCGAACAAGAATTGGAATCGTTACGCGAAGAATTCAAAGAACAACAGGCACAGTCTCAAACAGATCAGACATCCAATGCGGCTGCACAGGAAGAACTTGACCGTGCTCATGCATTGTTAGAGGCTGATCGCGAAAAACTTGAAGAACGCGAGCAAGCACTTACTGCACGCGAAGAACAATTGGCAGCCAGAGAGAGCGAGACAGATGAGTTAAACACTGATCACGATTCGGTAAACAGTGATCAAGCAGGTTTATCTGGAGAACGGGAAGCACTGGAGCGGCTCAAAGCGGAGTTGGAGCAACAGGAAACAGACCTGAAAAACCGCGAAGAAACTCTAACGATCCGCGAGCGAGAATTAACTGAGGCAACACCAGCGGGTGCAGATCAGCAAGAGAAGATTGATGAATTGACTAGAGAACAAGAGAAGTTGTCTCTGGATCATGATCAACTGCTGATTGATCGGGAAGAGATCAATCGACAAAGAGAGCATCTGGAATCACAGCGATTACAAATCCAAAAAAGTCAGGGAGAATTGGAAGATCGTGAGCGAATTGTTCAGATCCGCGAACAACAATTGGATGAGCGGGAACAATTTATTGCTGAAATCGGGTTAAAACCGGTTGATTGTGATGCGGATGTCACTGGTGGCTCAGAAGTTGAAGATACTCCCATATTCAATCATGAAGAAGTAGACTCTTCTGATGAACCTTCAAAACAGATTCTACAAGAGCCAGGTTCTCTGCTACAGTCGTTCATGAATGATTCAACAAGTGAAACAGCAGAGCCAGATTCTGAAAATCTATCGTCAGAAGAAGTACAGCCAAAGACAGGGAGCTTACTCAATTTATTCACAAAAAAGGAAGAAGCTGAAACAACAGATTCAGAACAGATCACAGAGCAGAACTCTGCTGCCGAAGAAAAACCAGAAGAGTCAGCAGATCAGGAAGATTCTTATGTCCTCGATGATGCAGAAGATCCCAATTCTGTTTCTGCCTATATGGAAAGATTGCTTGCCCGCTCACGCGGGAATAGTTCTGGCGCTTTAGACTCTTCAAACATAGAAACTCAAAATATCACTTCCCCAAAAGAAAAAGAGAATCAGGAACCAGAGTCTGAGGTAGATAATCAAGTAACTCTTTCTACGAGTAGTTTTCTGGAATCGCAACTGACATCAGAGCAACTCTCAATGGAAGAAAAACTGGAAGCATTGAAGGAGGCTCCCGCACATTTACAAGATAAGGATGCAGTGCGAGACGCTATGAACTCATTCCGTGATGTTGCCAACTATTCGGCAAGGATGGCAATTGCGCGACACTCCATGAAAAACCAACGAACTGATCTGATCTTTAAAGGCGCTTTAGCTTTAGTCTGTGTCGTGACGACACTTGTTATTTTCGCCGAATCTATCTGGGGGCAAAATGGTCTAGGCGTGACAAAATGGGCGGCATTAGTAATTAGCATCGCAGCAACGACATTGTTTGTTCGTGCTTATAGTTCAGTTAAAAAGTTATTTCCCGATCAGGGACAATCAGAATCAGATTTACCTGAGCCTAATGAACAAAAACGTTCTGAAGAGCAATTAGGCCAAAAAGTAGATTCACTCAATGAATCTTTGGAAGACACAGACGAAATCTATGGACAACCAGAACAGTTGCTTTCAGATGAAGAAGAACTACAATCTCTTGAAGAACAACTACTGAAAACGGCCCGCGCAAAGGCAAAACATTCTGCACCGTCGTCTGAAGAAGACAATGATAGCCGAGTTCAAGATTTTGAAATGGATCAAGAGAAATAACCAGTCATTCAAAAAAAATATGGAACGGGAGGCGTATTAGGAAGATGATTCTTTTCTGGTGCGTCTCTTTTTTATTAACTGTTTATTGCGTGATTGTGCTTACGAATTACCTGCTGCCTCCCCCGTCAGACCTGGGAGTGAAAAATCAGCGATTGAGCCCCTGTCCTGATTCACCGAACTGTGTATGCTCACAATGTGAGTCTCCAATACATTTTATTGAACCTATTAAATTTTCAGGTTCAGGTGAGAAGGCCTTAAAGCGATTAGCAGAGATTCTCAGTCAGCAACAAGGATGTCGGATTATCAACCACGAAGGAGACTATCTCTATGCCGAGTTTTGCTCGTTCTTTTTTCGTTTTGTGGATGATGTTGAATTCTGGGTTGATTCCAGTGAGAATGTGATTCAAGTTCGATCGGCTTCTCGTGTCGGTTATTCTGACATGGGAACCAATCGCAAACGAATCGATAAGCTGCGTCAGTTATTCGCTAACAGAGACCAGTAATTTCCGGCTACTTTCTTCTTTCAACAATTCCCCTGACCATGAATCAGCACATGCAAGAGAAACTTGAATACCTTCCCACAGCATCAATCGAAACGCTGAAATTCCGCAGCAAACTCTTACACGCAGTCCGCATGTTCTTTGAAGCTTCTGGTTACTGGGAAGTGGAAACCCCCATTCTTTCCCGTGATTCGGTAGTCGACGCTTTTATCGACCCCTTCACCACCTTATGGCATTCTGCCGAGGGACTCGAAAAACCTGAAGCAAATACAGAACAGGCAACACGTTTTTTGCAGACCTCACCTGAATTCGCCATGAAACGGCTACTGGCGGCAGGCGCGGACCAGATTTATCAGATCACTCACGCTTTTCGACAGGCGGAGCAAGGCCCGCTACACAATCCCGAGTTTACGATGTTGGAATGGTATCGACTGGGGGAATCTCATCATGAGCAAATGACGTTTGTGGAGTCGCTGGTGCGACATGTCTACCAGGTAGCGGAGTCATTTTTTGATCAGAATACGAGAGATTCACTGCCTGCTGAGCAATTTGAACGTTTTAGCTTTGAGGATGTATTTCGAAAATATGCTGGTCTCTCCGCATTAAATTCGAGTGTAGAGGAATTTCAACAGGCAGCCTTACAACATCAAATTTCGGTCCCGTCCGGATTTGATGAGACAGATCGTTTGAGTTGGCAGAACTTATTGCTGGTGGAATTGATAGAACCTGCCCTCTGCCAGTTAGGAGCTGTGTTCGTCTACGACTACCCACAACAGCAAGCGGCCCTGGCTCGTATTCGTGATGATAGAAAGAAGAGTGGTCACCATGTCGCAGAACGATTTGAACTTTACTTACAGGGTATCGAGATCTGCAACGGATATCATGAATTGACTGACGCGCATGAGCTACAAACGCGCATCGCACAACAAGCGGAACTGAGGTTAAAAGAAAAGCGACCTGCATTACCAGCGGAAAGCTATCTTCTGCAGGCAATGGAAGCCGGTTTACCCGCTTGTGCGGGCACCGCGCTGGGCATTGATCGATTAATCATGCTCGCACTGGGAAAACAGACACTACAGGAAGTCATGGCGTTCAGTTTTGAACGCGCTTGAAAGCTGTAACTGCTAAAACAAAAATGCGAAGTCGTGATAAGACAGGAGAACTGAGACTCATCAAGGCTTACCATTCGCCGGTCATGCGTTCTCCGTCATTTCGGATACATAACTGGCGGAAGAGATTAAAGTCGATATTTTTTGCCATTGCCTTTGCAGAACCATCGGCGACTGCAAAGTGAATGACGTCACCATGCCAGGAACCGAACGTAAGATGATAAGGAGCTCCCCCTTGTTGTGAAACGGTCGTATCATGATACGGTGTACCATCGAAATTATTGCCATCATGAAATGACGAACTACCGTCAGCAGCTCTCACACAACCTGCAACAGCACTATGGCTATCTGCCCAGAAACCAAAGGAAGACTCACCAAATAAGAGTGTATTTGATTCTCCATCTGGGACATCACGAAATTTAGTTCCACTGTTGGCCCGAAAAATACCGCCTTGGAAAACACCGCTATAAGGGCTTAAATTTGAATAGCCTGTTAAGGCTCCCCCTACTCCACGATAGCTGGAGAGTCCTAAACCACGTGGGCGGTCTGAAGGATAAGATGCGCTAGGGCAGATGTAACTTTCGATCGCCACCAGGCTGGCAGCTTTACTGTCAGGGGAAAATTTGGGGAGATCATAGTCGATATTCACGTTGGCCTGATTCATTTCACCCAATAGCAGCGCCTGCCAACCCCACCAGGGAGAAAGTTCCCACTCGACTAAGCGATATTGAGAAACCCGGTTGTTAGTACTATCGACTCCATCATATGGAATGAGAATGTCTTCACTGAAAGCAACATTGGCATTCGCAGGGCCATCCAGTTGTTGACCAGAGGTCGGATCCACGGGCATCGCTTCAATCCAACCAGAGGGAAAACTACGAAACGAACTCTCGTAATTATGTGCTGCCAGACTGATTTGCTTCAGGTTGTTAATACACTGAGTGCGTCGTGCACTTTCGCGAGCCCTTTGAATCGCTGGCAAAAGTAGAGCAGCGAGAATGGCAATAATTGCCATCACGACCAAGAGTTCAATGAGAGTAAATCCACGGCGAGTAGATTGCTTTGAACTTGGTACATATTTGCGCATCGATAACTCCCTTGAAGTGATCATCATTTCCCCAAACTAATACTTTTAATGATGAGTTGATATCTGTAACGTGATGGTTTAGCAGACTACTACTGCGTAATATATATTTTCTACCGTAATCGTAATGAAGTCAATTCTATAGTTCCTGTGAACCTGACAGATTAATCTAGAACTAATGAACAGGCAATTATAGTGGGTTTAGAATTTCAAAGCAAACAGCAATTCGGAATTACTGAATGTTTTTTTAATGAGAGACAATATCACCGTACGCTCCAGATAATCTTATTTCTTACGCTTTAAAACGGTAATTTGCGGGATATTTTTAGATCTGATCGAATGAAATTCGCTTCAATTTGATTTTATTTTACAGAAGCGACTTTTTCTGTCCCGACAATATAAGGCATGAGCTTTGCCATGTTTCTGGCATCATCAATTCCACGATGATGCGTTCCCTCTAATGTGATACTCGCCAGCTCTAAAGCTCCTGCCATGCCATGTTTTTTTGTCAAACCTTGAGACTTTGAGAACTGTTTTTTGAGATTCAGATGGCCCGAGCGAAAGGGATAAGCGATTTGATGGAAGCGGCAATCTTGCTCAAACTGGCTTTTATCATAATCGCCCCAGGAACAGAAGAGATACTGATCAAAGGGCATCAGCCATTGTTGCAACAGGGAAAGTGCTTCAGAAAAACAGGGGGAGTCAGTGAGATCAGATTGCCTGATCGACGTTAGCTCCGTACAAAACGGCGTTAATTGAGGATGCCTGACAGGTTGAATAAACGTTTGAAATTCATCAACGATGTTAAGTGATTCTTGAGCGATGATCACCGCCCCAATTTCAATAATTTCCATCTCATGACGGGGAACTGTTTTCTGATTACAGCATGTCGCTTCCAAATCGATAATCAAAAAATGTGGGTACCTGCAAAACTCTTCCTCGACCTGACTCATGTTTGACTCTTTCTGTTTAAGAAGACCTGCATCGCTTCTGAGATGATTTCATACTCGTTATTAGTTAATTCCCGTAACGACAACGTAAAACGGGACCTGGTTCACCTCGTCCACTCCCGCGTGAACCATAGATCACATTTCTTAGAAATCCTGCTTGATCCGTACCTGCCATCTTGTAAGATAAAAGCGAACATAAATAGACATACATTCAACTGGGCGACACGATTACAGATCAGCATGTCTGTACGTTGAGTTGGACAGGTTCATTTCAATAAATGTAATCAAAGCCTTATTCCTGTAGAAAAGGGAATCGCGCTCATGGCCCGAAAAAAAACAAAGCCCGTCACTCTCTCAGAGCGAACACTGGATGCCCGGCCTGACACACTTGACTTTCGCGACCAGATGTTCGTCCCCACACTGACGGAAGTTCCCACTTATCGCCCGTTGGAGGACTATCAGCAACGGAATGTCCCCGTGCTTGATCAAGGTGTCGAAGGTGCTTGCACCGGTTTTGGCCTGGCCACGGTCGTCAACTACCTGCTTCTGTCACGCAGGGTCGTTCCCGATGCCATTCCCGTCAGCTCCCGCATGTTGTATGAAATGGCGAAACGCTATGATGAATGGCCCGGCGAAGGATATTCCGGTTCCAGCGCACGCGGAGCTATGAAAGGCTGGCACAAACATGGTGTCTGTACGGAAGAACTCTGGCCTTACAAAGCAGGACGCGCGGATGAAAACCTGACGCCCGAGCGCGCGGATGATTCCAAACACCGTCCGCTTGGCGCGTATTTTCGCGTGAATCATCGTGACCTTGTCGCCATGCACTGTGCGATTCAGGAAGCCGAAGTTCTGTATGCCACTGCCATCGTACATGAAGGCTGGAACAGGATCGGCGCTGATGGAACCATCCCCCATAAAACCAAAACACTGGGAGGACATGCGTTTGCCATCGTCGCCTACGATAGCGAGGGATTCTGGATTCAGAACTCCTGGTCAGCAAACTGGGGTCGGGGCGGCTTCGCCAAAATCACCTATGCCGACTGGCTGGAGAATGGCACCGACGTCTGGGTTGCGCGGCTTGGTGTGCCCATTGAACTGCAGACCGCCGGCGCCATTGCCCGCGCCAATGCGGAAGTCGGCACTTCGAGCGTGGGTTATACATTCCACGACATCAGGCCGCATATTATCAGCATCGGCAACGACGGCCGACTCCGCGATACTGGTACGTATGGAACTTCTGAAGCCGCCGTAAAGGATATCTTCGAGCAGGATATCCCCCGCGTAACCTCCGGCTGGAAAAAGAAACGCATCCTGCTTTACGCACACGGCGGTTTGACCGATGAAAAATCGGCGATTCAGCGCGTCGCCGACTATCGGCAGGTACTACTTGATGCGGAAATTTATCCGCTGGCCTTCATCTGGAAAACCGATTACTGGACCACGCTGGTCAACATTCTGAAAGATGCCTTGAAACAGCGTCGCACGGAAGGTCTGCTGGATATAACGAAAGATTTCATGCTGAACCGTCTGGATGACGCGCTGGAACCTTTGGCGCGGCTCCTCACCGGCAAAGCACAGTGGGATGAAATGAAAGAAAATGCGCTGGCAGCTTCCACCAGCGCGCAAGGGGGTGTGCGAAAAATGTCGCGTCATCTACAAAAACTGATCAAAGACGACAGTTCCATTGAACTGCACATCGCCGGCCATAGTGCCGGCTCCATCTTCATGGCACCGCTGGTGCAGCTGCTCTGCACCAAAGGGAAAATTAAAAGTGGCCCCATGAAGAATAAAACCGGCCTGGGGCAACCCGTCTCAACCTGCACGTTATGGGCGCCGGCCTGCACCGTCGATCTCTTTAAAGACACCTATCAACCTGCGGTCGAAGCCGGAAGTCTGGCACAATTCGCGCTATTTACACTAACGGATAAAGCCGAGCAGGACGATCACTGCGCGAACATCTATCATAAATCGCTCTTGTATCTCGTTTCGAACGCGTTTGAAGACGAAGCCCGCGTCCCCCTGCTCCGCGACGGTGTCCCAATTCTCGGCATGCAGAAATTTATTGATCGCGATCCAGACCTGCAAAAATTCTTCAAGCGAAAATCCGCAGATTGGGTCCGCGCGCCCAATACGGATGACGCCGACCCGAAATCGTTTTCCACGTCCCGCAGTCACGGCGGCTTTGATGACGACGAAGCAACCTTGGCCGCGACCTTCGCCCGTATCCTGCAGACCAAATTCCAGCAGATGGCGAAAACCGAAATGCCAATGCAGGCCTCACAAAGCGCCCTCCGCGCCACACGCATGGGCATAGAGTCTACCAAGTGGGAAGTCTGATAACACTCACTTTCTCAGCCGTTTGGATAAATTAATCAAGGAATCAAAATTGTTCTGGCAAAACGGTTTTGATCTGCTAAAACAAATGTATGGATAGAGCTAAATGATCCGAGTCTTTCTGAAAACCAAAATACAATTCCCGAGAAAAAGAGATCTTGTTTTACACTCAAATAAAACAAACTCTCTTTGATCCTCAGCAGGAAGTTCCAGCATGTATGGTCATAGCCTAAAACATATCTCATTCCAAAATCTGTTAGGTGTGCATCTCAGATTGATCTCAGTACCACTTATGTTGCTGGCTGTAGTTCTAATGCAGTCAACTTTGGCTGCCGAAGACAAAACGATCAATCCTGCAACAAAAGCAGAGATCAAGCGTTTGCAATCCCTCTGGAAATCCTGGGACAAATCAGTGACATCTCTGGAACTCAAGGGATTTCGATGTTATGAATCATTTAGCCAGGATCAGAACTGGTTCTCCTATACTGACTTTGAAAAACGGATATACGACCACATTATCCCCCTAATTGAAAGCGACAAAATCACACAGAAAAAACTGCAAGCAACGCTGGATGCCTCGCCTTCCCTTAAGGGATATTGGCGACCGTTTACCTTTACTATCTCAAAAGATGCAACTCGTTTGGACGATACCATTGGTGGAAAAACCTTTTCGGTGGTGCGTATTGACGATCAGGAATTCAGCTATTTTGAAACATCCAGACAGGCAAATGTGTATGGAACTTTTACAGGTCTTAAATCATTGCGTGTCTCAGAATATCTCTATCGGCCGTACCATACATTTCAAAACGATCAATGGGATCTCAGTTGTAGCGACGATAAGACATGTCAACTGAAACTCAACACTATGTTGATTGAGTATGACAAACAATCTGGAATGATCAAACACTTCCAGGTCCGTTCTCGAAAAAACAAGCTGATCCGGAAACGAATTCAGACAAACGAAATTGTCTCAAAAACAGGAGTTCCGATACCGCGTCTGATTGCCGTAGCCAATTCTTCTCGAGGCAGCTCGTCCATCAGTTCGATAAATCTGACTATTCTGAGTCAGATCAAAGTCAATCCTGAAATCAGTCCGGAACGGTTTCATCTCGCGGTCCCTGCCGGCGTGAATGTAGTCAAATTTAAAAGTGGCACTGCCAATC
The Gimesia aquarii DNA segment above includes these coding regions:
- a CDS encoding DUF1559 domain-containing protein; amino-acid sequence: MRKYVPSSKQSTRRGFTLIELLVVMAIIAILAALLLPAIQRARESARRTQCINNLKQISLAAHNYESSFRSFPSGWIEAMPVDPTSGQQLDGPANANVAFSEDILIPYDGVDSTNNRVSQYRLVEWELSPWWGWQALLLGEMNQANVNIDYDLPKFSPDSKAASLVAIESYICPSASYPSDRPRGLGLSSYRGVGGALTGYSNLSPYSGVFQGGIFRANSGTKFRDVPDGESNTLLFGESSFGFWADSHSAVAGCVRAADGSSSFHDGNNFDGTPYHDTTVSQQGGAPYHLTFGSWHGDVIHFAVADGSAKAMAKNIDFNLFRQLCIRNDGERMTGEW
- a CDS encoding 3'-5' exonuclease, whose product is MSQVEEEFCRYPHFLIIDLEATCCNQKTVPRHEMEIIEIGAVIIAQESLNIVDEFQTFIQPVRHPQLTPFCTELTSIRQSDLTDSPCFSEALSLLQQWLMPFDQYLFCSWGDYDKSQFEQDCRFHQIAYPFRSGHLNLKKQFSKSQGLTKKHGMAGALELASITLEGTHHRGIDDARNMAKLMPYIVGTEKVASVK
- the epmA gene encoding EF-P lysine aminoacylase EpmA, which produces MQEKLEYLPTASIETLKFRSKLLHAVRMFFEASGYWEVETPILSRDSVVDAFIDPFTTLWHSAEGLEKPEANTEQATRFLQTSPEFAMKRLLAAGADQIYQITHAFRQAEQGPLHNPEFTMLEWYRLGESHHEQMTFVESLVRHVYQVAESFFDQNTRDSLPAEQFERFSFEDVFRKYAGLSALNSSVEEFQQAALQHQISVPSGFDETDRLSWQNLLLVELIEPALCQLGAVFVYDYPQQQAALARIRDDRKKSGHHVAERFELYLQGIEICNGYHELTDAHELQTRIAQQAELRLKEKRPALPAESYLLQAMEAGLPACAGTALGIDRLIMLALGKQTLQEVMAFSFERA
- a CDS encoding FHA domain-containing protein — its product is MLTTSSLHSETAQKSGEFQLQVSLLPLTHTITPVELTTGEYQVGSSPNCPIRIEVPGIAELHCIIIVGEQEASVKAVDPRVWVNDRPVRQISLIPGMKFFVGPIGIMVESVTQVAVESNDDPNQLKDTLATDQQIENPGESQEVVKYLKMLEERQQMLTKIEAEQVELQKEMQQQEAELAKLHQRFQLDPTAQSTTAVEQNQVLESQSQQRTFDEAILELDHKLNQLDLLQQEVSNEQEQILAQQNEVRTQKQKLAQFETSLKQEQNLLTEQQRNLIHGWLDLEEHQAIQQTDRETERAFLEALKSEHETRQTADSLLEQSLVDYERDLSEERSHLESWSEDLEKQQNSLRDQQATLAEREQTLQSNLESKADQEDLKQELQQQREQLQQEHEQLETTRQQLEEQQSQLQDQTDELNRQQREAEALKADFDQKNSTLIGLENELSQRQDKLEKQQTILDEQQENLEIKQSNLKAEHQTLETKREEYVAQIAQLEEQKSAFETEKSEWNLSRTTFEQDQIELDRQKQEIEERQKSLLEREEQLTTKEQELNERETATQAEPSTLNDEQNELDRAHALLEADREKLEEREQALTAREQELETSLEEFKEQQAQSQTDQTSNAAAQEELDRAHALLEADHEKLEEREHALTAREQELETLLEELEEQQVKSQTDQTSNAAAQEELDRALESLEADREKLEEREQAFTACEQELESLREEFKEQQAQSQTDQTSNAAAQEELDRAHALLEADREKLEEREQALTAREEQLAARESETDELNTDHDSVNSDQAGLSGEREALERLKAELEQQETDLKNREETLTIRERELTEATPAGADQQEKIDELTREQEKLSLDHDQLLIDREEINRQREHLESQRLQIQKSQGELEDRERIVQIREQQLDEREQFIAEIGLKPVDCDADVTGGSEVEDTPIFNHEEVDSSDEPSKQILQEPGSLLQSFMNDSTSETAEPDSENLSSEEVQPKTGSLLNLFTKKEEAETTDSEQITEQNSAAEEKPEESADQEDSYVLDDAEDPNSVSAYMERLLARSRGNSSGALDSSNIETQNITSPKEKENQEPESEVDNQVTLSTSSFLESQLTSEQLSMEEKLEALKEAPAHLQDKDAVRDAMNSFRDVANYSARMAIARHSMKNQRTDLIFKGALALVCVVTTLVIFAESIWGQNGLGVTKWAALVISIAATTLFVRAYSSVKKLFPDQGQSESDLPEPNEQKRSEEQLGQKVDSLNESLEDTDEIYGQPEQLLSDEEELQSLEEQLLKTARAKAKHSAPSSEEDNDSRVQDFEMDQEK
- a CDS encoding DUF1499 domain-containing protein — its product is MILFWCVSFLLTVYCVIVLTNYLLPPPSDLGVKNQRLSPCPDSPNCVCSQCESPIHFIEPIKFSGSGEKALKRLAEILSQQQGCRIINHEGDYLYAEFCSFFFRFVDDVEFWVDSSENVIQVRSASRVGYSDMGTNRKRIDKLRQLFANRDQ